The following proteins come from a genomic window of Pirellula staleyi DSM 6068:
- a CDS encoding c-type cytochrome, which yields MTFIRVAGLTCLATGLLGVMAGCHTEAIPTYVPRAEMSELPESHQKQISSALEEYYGSPLFPKMMKIAEEQPADAEKPLLTDAVDRGQLRLGQEVYQRQCAGCHGDTGDGNGPAAPYLNPPPRDYRLGKFKFISTPRGSKPRRADLVRIIRRGAKGTSMPTFRWMPETELEAVVDYVMLLSSRGELEYRLTTFASSQLEEEDEVDAITVAENQQFIESAWLEADSLLVQPLTPQPFYDDASIEAGARAFVRLNCYKCHGPDGRGNRAQDVGKDDWGRIAYAADLTSGMLHGGRRPADIYRRIYSGINGTPMPGFALPDASIGETELDRSETIWRLSHFITSIVEGRPLPVAVIEEEIKKEAQKQAEALSATPEASAPETPATEAPATETPAAETPEATPAEPMAPPAETPATEPAAEAPAEPAVEPTAEPATEF from the coding sequence ATGACCTTCATTCGCGTCGCTGGCCTTACGTGTCTTGCCACGGGATTACTCGGGGTAATGGCGGGCTGTCATACCGAAGCGATACCGACCTACGTGCCTCGTGCCGAAATGTCGGAGCTTCCCGAGTCCCACCAAAAGCAGATTTCCTCGGCGCTCGAGGAATACTACGGCTCTCCGCTCTTCCCCAAGATGATGAAGATCGCTGAGGAGCAGCCTGCGGATGCAGAGAAGCCGCTCCTCACCGATGCCGTTGATCGAGGTCAGCTGCGACTTGGACAAGAGGTTTATCAGCGTCAGTGCGCTGGATGCCACGGTGATACCGGGGATGGAAACGGCCCGGCGGCCCCCTACCTCAACCCTCCACCGCGCGATTATCGCCTCGGCAAGTTCAAGTTCATCAGCACGCCACGGGGATCGAAGCCACGTCGCGCCGATCTCGTTCGCATCATCCGTCGCGGTGCTAAGGGAACAAGCATGCCGACGTTCCGCTGGATGCCCGAAACGGAACTCGAGGCGGTTGTCGACTACGTCATGCTCTTAAGTTCACGCGGTGAACTCGAATATCGACTCACCACTTTTGCCAGCTCACAGCTCGAGGAAGAGGACGAAGTCGACGCGATCACTGTTGCCGAGAATCAGCAGTTCATCGAGTCAGCCTGGCTCGAAGCCGACTCGCTGCTGGTACAGCCTCTCACGCCACAACCGTTCTACGACGATGCCTCGATCGAAGCAGGCGCTCGGGCTTTCGTGCGGCTCAATTGCTACAAGTGCCACGGTCCTGATGGCCGAGGAAACAGGGCCCAAGATGTGGGTAAGGATGATTGGGGACGCATTGCATACGCTGCGGACCTAACGAGCGGAATGCTGCATGGCGGCAGACGCCCGGCAGACATCTATCGCCGCATCTACTCGGGGATTAACGGCACGCCGATGCCTGGATTCGCACTCCCTGATGCCTCGATTGGCGAGACGGAACTTGATCGGAGCGAGACGATCTGGCGGCTGTCGCACTTCATCACCAGCATCGTCGAGGGGCGTCCTTTGCCGGTTGCAGTGATCGAGGAAGAGATCAAAAAAGAAGCCCAAAAACAGGCTGAAGCACTCTCAGCCACGCCTGAAGCATCTGCGCCTGAAACGCCGGCCACTGAAGCGCCGGCCACCGAAACACCTGCTGCGGAAACCCCCGAAGCAACTCCGGCCGAGCCAATGGCACCTCCAGCGGAAACACCAGCCACGGAGCCCGCAGCGGAAGCACCGGCTGAGCCAGCTGTGGAACCGACCGCTGAGCCTGCCACCGAGTTCTAG
- a CDS encoding DUF1801 domain-containing protein: protein MTKDRPRAKPTQQVDASQAKKIKSEAQLAVPETQPDWRAETLDRMRKLILQADPEMIEEQKWKKPSNAMTGVPVWSHDGIVCTGETYQNVVKLTFAKGASLPDPAKLFNSSLEGNTRRAIDIKEGESVDARAFQALVKAAVAFNTSPKATAKVKPAARAKGKAPKSGAQPGKLQKNEQGVVLLSGGNPQIAKGDGDAPVQAYIAAMPGWKRDLGKRLDAIIEQNVPGVLKAVRWNSPFYGVEGKGWFVSFHVLTRYVKVTFFAGMSLRPIPPGGTEKSKEARWIDIYEDDQFDEAQMKTWMRQAAALPGWIP, encoded by the coding sequence ATGACCAAAGATCGCCCAAGAGCAAAACCAACTCAGCAAGTAGACGCTTCGCAAGCGAAAAAAATCAAGTCAGAGGCGCAGCTCGCTGTTCCAGAAACTCAGCCGGATTGGCGTGCTGAAACACTCGATCGAATGCGGAAGTTGATTCTCCAGGCTGATCCGGAAATGATCGAAGAGCAGAAGTGGAAGAAGCCTTCTAATGCGATGACGGGAGTCCCTGTCTGGTCGCACGATGGGATCGTTTGCACGGGCGAAACGTATCAGAACGTCGTGAAACTTACTTTTGCTAAAGGGGCAAGTCTTCCGGACCCTGCTAAGCTTTTCAATTCCAGCTTGGAAGGAAATACGCGCCGAGCCATTGATATCAAGGAAGGAGAGTCCGTCGACGCGCGAGCTTTCCAAGCGCTAGTGAAAGCGGCTGTCGCCTTCAATACCTCGCCGAAAGCGACGGCGAAAGTCAAACCAGCGGCACGTGCCAAAGGAAAGGCTCCCAAGTCGGGCGCTCAGCCTGGTAAATTACAAAAAAATGAGCAAGGGGTTGTGCTGCTCTCCGGTGGGAATCCACAAATCGCCAAAGGAGATGGGGATGCTCCCGTGCAGGCTTATATCGCCGCGATGCCGGGCTGGAAAAGAGATCTTGGGAAACGACTCGACGCGATCATCGAGCAGAATGTCCCTGGCGTACTCAAGGCCGTCAGGTGGAACTCTCCGTTCTATGGGGTCGAGGGTAAGGGGTGGTTCGTTTCGTTTCATGTCCTCACGCGTTACGTCAAAGTAACCTTCTTCGCAGGGATGTCGCTCCGCCCGATTCCACCGGGTGGCACGGAGAAGAGCAAAGAGGCGCGCTGGATCGATATCTACGAGGACGATCAGTTCGACGAGGCGCAAATGAAGACCTGGATGCGACAGGCAGCCGCCCTTCCCGGCTGGATTCCGTGA
- a CDS encoding SRPBCC family protein produces MTRSIQREIVVPQPIAQVWQALTTSAALADWMYPNDFQPIVGHRFTFRVPPKPSVGFEGLTVRCQVLECDPPRQNAAGENCGGRLVFSWSVSGPVENTQVSFRLEPDGNGTRLFFEHAGFDVTQPFGEHALAGAEYGWSMMLEQLTVWAESRSSAVYTERLFHFSPRKIFAAFEQPEQLAAWWGPSGFTSTFEQFEFKVDGRWLFVMHAPSGAHYPNDSFFREIQPDQKIVIEHVVAPWFLLTVTLTDRSDETGGKQTLLSWVQQFESPELAAKMRVLSETANVQVLDRLEAVLSQTNN; encoded by the coding sequence ATGACCCGCTCGATTCAGCGAGAGATTGTCGTTCCACAGCCCATTGCGCAAGTTTGGCAAGCGCTGACAACAAGTGCGGCGCTAGCCGACTGGATGTATCCCAACGACTTTCAGCCGATTGTCGGGCACCGCTTCACCTTTCGGGTGCCACCGAAGCCGAGCGTTGGTTTCGAGGGTCTCACGGTTCGCTGCCAAGTTCTCGAGTGCGATCCGCCGCGCCAGAATGCAGCGGGTGAAAACTGCGGTGGCCGACTCGTCTTCTCGTGGTCGGTGAGCGGACCTGTCGAGAATACGCAAGTCAGTTTTCGCCTTGAACCCGATGGGAATGGGACACGCCTTTTCTTCGAGCACGCTGGCTTCGACGTTACACAGCCTTTTGGCGAGCACGCGCTAGCTGGGGCCGAGTATGGCTGGTCCATGATGCTGGAGCAGCTAACAGTTTGGGCCGAATCGCGAAGCTCAGCGGTCTATACGGAGCGACTGTTCCATTTCAGTCCGCGCAAGATATTCGCCGCATTCGAGCAGCCCGAGCAACTCGCAGCGTGGTGGGGTCCTTCAGGTTTTACCAGCACCTTCGAGCAATTCGAGTTCAAGGTCGATGGTCGCTGGCTGTTTGTGATGCACGCCCCAAGTGGTGCCCATTACCCGAACGACAGCTTTTTTCGCGAGATTCAGCCCGATCAAAAAATCGTGATCGAGCATGTGGTGGCTCCGTGGTTCTTGCTCACAGTCACGCTCACCGATCGAAGCGATGAAACTGGTGGCAAGCAAACGTTGCTATCGTGGGTTCAGCAGTTTGAGAGCCCTGAACTGGCCGCAAAAATGCGAGTCCTTAGCGAAACAGCCAACGTGCAAGTTCTCGACCGGCTCGAAGCTGTGCTCTCTCAGACAAACAATTAG
- a CDS encoding metalloregulator ArsR/SmtB family transcription factor, whose amino-acid sequence MLTYIGPMVRTIEREADIFGAISHPARRQMLDLLAEEDQSVSAIAGHFAMSRPAVSQHLRILLDAGLLTEQRQGRQRLYHFVPERLAPVRDWLAHYERFWDDRLQRLQQHLAKQSKA is encoded by the coding sequence ATGCTTACGTATATTGGCCCCATGGTGAGAACGATCGAGCGTGAGGCTGATATTTTTGGAGCGATCAGTCATCCTGCGCGCCGGCAGATGCTGGATCTGCTTGCGGAAGAAGACCAGTCTGTCAGTGCGATTGCTGGTCACTTTGCGATGAGTCGCCCCGCGGTGTCGCAGCATCTACGCATTTTGCTCGACGCCGGTCTGCTTACCGAGCAGCGACAGGGGCGTCAGCGTCTCTATCACTTTGTTCCCGAGCGACTTGCCCCGGTGCGAGATTGGCTCGCGCACTACGAACGATTTTGGGACGATCGTCTTCAGCGACTTCAGCAGCATTTAGCGAAGCAGAGCAAAGCATGA
- a CDS encoding Gfo/Idh/MocA family oxidoreductase: MSDQTQIRRRTFLQSTLAAGAATAVASFVPATALGRQGATAPSEKITLGVIGIGPRCTYDMKSILPMGDVQCVAIADVQASRRDAGKKLVDDHYKNADCKLYRDFRELLDRKDIDAVLIATGDRWHAAASIMAAQAGKDVYSEKPCGITIADCQKLADTMHAEKRVFQAGTQRRSVLNFQKAVELAHSGKLGKLQTMHASVYVPTLDNTWLPAEPTPARDVVDWNLWLGPSAWRPYNQQYVGGKWRGQWDFDSGARLLDWGAHTVDLCQWANQADNTLPIDYEPTENSIVCRYANGVKLVIDFLQAPFGDRAPHYITRLGTCPVRFIGDEGSVETGDEGEIVASSSTLQKQLDGTKRVRGLDVSTHARDFFDCMRSREKTAANPDVMRRSHIACHAAAIAWILKRKLTIDPVTETFVSDPEANLLRSRPAREWAV; this comes from the coding sequence ATGTCTGATCAGACGCAGATTCGTCGACGAACATTTCTTCAATCTACCTTGGCGGCTGGCGCTGCGACTGCAGTTGCGTCCTTTGTTCCTGCTACGGCACTCGGACGACAAGGGGCTACTGCTCCGAGCGAGAAGATTACTCTCGGTGTGATCGGCATTGGCCCACGCTGCACCTACGACATGAAGTCGATCTTGCCGATGGGGGATGTTCAGTGCGTGGCGATTGCCGATGTCCAAGCATCGCGACGTGATGCGGGAAAAAAACTAGTCGACGACCACTACAAAAACGCCGACTGCAAACTCTATCGCGACTTTCGTGAACTTCTGGATCGCAAAGATATCGATGCAGTGCTGATCGCCACCGGCGATCGCTGGCATGCAGCCGCCTCGATCATGGCGGCCCAAGCTGGGAAGGATGTCTATAGCGAGAAGCCTTGCGGAATCACGATTGCCGATTGCCAAAAACTGGCCGACACCATGCATGCCGAGAAGCGCGTGTTTCAGGCAGGTACGCAGCGGCGCAGCGTTCTGAATTTTCAGAAAGCAGTCGAACTGGCTCACTCGGGGAAACTTGGCAAGTTACAGACGATGCACGCATCGGTTTATGTACCGACGCTCGATAACACCTGGCTCCCTGCGGAACCAACACCAGCGCGCGATGTTGTCGACTGGAATCTCTGGCTCGGCCCATCCGCTTGGCGACCGTACAACCAGCAGTATGTCGGGGGAAAGTGGCGCGGGCAGTGGGATTTTGACTCCGGCGCTCGACTACTTGACTGGGGTGCTCATACGGTCGATCTGTGCCAATGGGCTAATCAAGCGGACAACACTTTGCCAATCGATTACGAGCCGACCGAGAACAGCATCGTCTGCCGCTATGCCAACGGCGTGAAGCTAGTGATCGATTTCCTGCAAGCACCGTTTGGAGACCGTGCGCCTCATTACATCACCCGACTCGGCACTTGTCCCGTCCGATTCATCGGTGATGAAGGCTCGGTGGAAACGGGAGATGAGGGAGAGATCGTCGCCTCGTCGAGCACACTACAGAAGCAACTCGATGGTACCAAGCGCGTTCGTGGTCTCGATGTTTCGACGCATGCCCGCGACTTCTTCGACTGCATGCGATCGCGCGAAAAGACCGCTGCGAATCCCGACGTGATGCGACGTTCGCACATCGCTTGTCATGCCGCCGCGATCGCTTGGATTCTGAAACGGAAGCTCACAATCGATCCTGTCACGGAGACGTTTGTTAGCGATCCGGAAGCGAACCTGCTCAGGTCACGTCCTGCTCGCGAATGGGCCGTGTAG
- a CDS encoding cupin domain-containing protein: MTHPATVRTTDEGKTFAIVGDIYRFLVTGDETGGAYAMWEAVVGPGGGPPPHIHSREEESFYILEGEITFTIGDQTVVATPGMFANVSRGTAHSFRNQTEKPARMIISVAPAGLEKMFISIGTPCLITDPVPPITPADIERVIAAAPQYGVTLLLPPH, translated from the coding sequence ATGACACATCCCGCCACAGTACGCACGACTGACGAAGGAAAAACCTTTGCGATCGTCGGTGATATCTATCGTTTTTTGGTCACGGGTGATGAAACGGGTGGCGCCTACGCCATGTGGGAAGCGGTGGTGGGACCAGGGGGTGGACCACCTCCGCATATCCACTCGCGTGAAGAGGAGTCGTTCTACATTCTCGAGGGTGAAATCACCTTCACGATCGGCGACCAGACAGTGGTGGCAACTCCCGGGATGTTTGCGAACGTGTCGCGTGGCACAGCGCATAGCTTTCGCAATCAAACAGAGAAGCCCGCGCGGATGATCATCTCCGTGGCACCGGCCGGGCTTGAGAAAATGTTCATCTCGATCGGAACACCCTGCTTGATCACCGATCCTGTGCCCCCAATCACTCCCGCTGATATCGAACGCGTGATTGCCGCAGCACCGCAGTATGGTGTCACCTTGCTCTTGCCTCCGCACTGA
- a CDS encoding PhzF family phenazine biosynthesis protein has translation MPRPFALVDAFTAEAYRGNPAVVFLLPHWPADQQLLMVAREMNQSETAFAVRRGDHFELRWFTPAIEVDLCGHATLAAAHYLWEIAAAETGLPITFSTRSGRLIAAPRGERIELDFPLIEQAPQQLPEELREALGVAPVYTGKGRFDWLVEVATEREVLEACPNFDRLGKAEGRGFILTAKASNSQGTNSPKYDFLSRFFAPAAGINEDPVTGSAHCCLAGYWASKLGKPSMLGYQASQRGGEVAVEVRGDRVLLGGAAITIFTGQLLAPLLEVAG, from the coding sequence ATGCCACGTCCTTTCGCGCTTGTCGATGCCTTTACAGCCGAGGCCTACCGGGGAAATCCAGCGGTAGTGTTTCTGCTGCCACACTGGCCTGCCGATCAGCAATTGCTGATGGTGGCCCGAGAGATGAACCAATCGGAAACCGCTTTTGCGGTGCGACGCGGCGACCATTTTGAGCTTCGCTGGTTTACACCGGCGATCGAGGTTGATTTGTGTGGTCATGCAACCTTGGCGGCGGCGCACTATTTATGGGAAATTGCCGCAGCTGAAACGGGGTTGCCGATCACGTTTTCCACACGGAGTGGAAGACTGATTGCAGCGCCGCGCGGGGAGCGGATTGAGCTCGATTTTCCGCTGATCGAGCAGGCACCACAGCAGCTGCCTGAGGAACTGCGCGAAGCGCTCGGTGTTGCGCCGGTTTACACCGGAAAAGGGCGATTCGACTGGCTTGTGGAGGTGGCAACCGAGCGTGAAGTGCTCGAGGCCTGTCCGAATTTCGATCGCTTAGGCAAAGCGGAAGGTCGCGGCTTCATCCTCACCGCTAAGGCAAGCAATTCGCAGGGTACGAATTCGCCTAAGTATGATTTCCTCTCGCGCTTCTTTGCGCCTGCTGCCGGAATTAACGAAGACCCTGTCACAGGTTCGGCCCATTGTTGTTTAGCGGGGTACTGGGCTTCCAAACTTGGTAAGCCGAGCATGCTGGGGTATCAAGCGTCGCAGCGTGGCGGCGAAGTCGCGGTGGAAGTGCGTGGCGATCGTGTCCTGCTAGGAGGCGCGGCGATTACGATTTTTACCGGGCAACTCCTTGCGCCACTTCTCGAAGTCGCTGGATGA
- a CDS encoding alpha/beta hydrolase fold domain-containing protein — MVPQPLRAMFSQLTLATTMLATMVSFTRADEKNVYPLWPEKSVPGETGTIGEEHVLPDREGQKKVMRVTNVTVPTLTVYQPVAEKRSKTAVVICPGGGYSILAWDLEGTEVAEWLNSIGVTAVVLKYRVPAREKSNLAPLQDVQRAIRIVRSQAADLDIDANHIGVLGFSAGGNLAARACLHDEQKSYDKLDAIDDLSCKPNFGVLVYPAYLHDEKGGLKPEYAPTETTPPIFFAHAFNDPVKPESSIALFQALRAKGVSGELHIYSQGGHGFGLRKSDDPVSTWPARCAEWMTREKLIAH, encoded by the coding sequence ATGGTACCGCAACCTCTCCGCGCCATGTTCAGTCAGCTGACACTGGCAACCACCATGCTCGCCACCATGGTTAGCTTTACTCGAGCTGACGAAAAAAATGTCTACCCACTTTGGCCCGAGAAATCGGTTCCCGGTGAGACCGGCACCATCGGCGAGGAGCATGTCCTTCCCGATCGCGAAGGCCAAAAGAAAGTGATGCGTGTCACGAACGTCACCGTCCCCACGCTCACGGTCTATCAGCCAGTTGCCGAGAAACGTTCGAAGACGGCGGTGGTGATTTGCCCCGGTGGCGGCTATTCGATTTTGGCCTGGGATCTCGAAGGGACCGAAGTCGCCGAGTGGCTCAATTCTATTGGAGTCACAGCTGTGGTATTGAAGTACCGCGTCCCAGCTCGCGAAAAGAGCAATCTCGCGCCGCTACAAGATGTTCAGCGGGCCATTCGCATCGTGCGATCCCAGGCAGCTGACCTCGATATCGATGCCAACCATATCGGCGTGCTGGGCTTCTCTGCAGGTGGCAACCTCGCCGCCCGCGCTTGCTTACACGACGAACAAAAATCGTATGACAAGCTCGATGCCATCGATGATCTCTCGTGCAAACCCAACTTTGGCGTGCTGGTCTATCCCGCATATTTGCACGACGAGAAAGGGGGACTCAAACCCGAGTATGCCCCGACCGAAACAACGCCGCCGATCTTTTTTGCTCACGCCTTCAACGACCCGGTGAAGCCGGAGAGCAGCATCGCTTTGTTCCAAGCACTGCGCGCGAAAGGGGTGAGTGGGGAACTACATATCTACTCGCAAGGTGGTCACGGCTTCGGGCTACGCAAGAGCGACGATCCTGTTTCGACATGGCCCGCCCGCTGTGCTGAATGGATGACGCGTGAAAAACTGATCGCCCACTAA
- a CDS encoding ammonia-forming cytochrome c nitrite reductase subunit c552: MSQRSSKKSSKSADSAGDSTPKPGWSFPHFTQRAWILLSVLGAILAGLSAIFADYWMAVPETTKATFVGTQSCISCHQGEHKDWLGSHHDLAMDRATPDKVIGDFSGAKLEHYGITSTMFMRDGKYFINTEGPEGELADFEIKYVLGIDPLQQYMVEFDRSPELKENEVGRLQVLRVSWDTKKKKWFHLDPPDVASKLPPGDQLHWTGSAQRWNSMCADCHSTNLQKNFDVATASYHTSWSDINVGCEACHGPGSVHVELANSHSLFWDRKRGYGLAELKSTSNIPQVEACAPCHSRRRTLAGGHTADCNFHDFFANEVLAETMYHADGQIEDEVYEYGSFVQSKMFHKGIRCTDCHQPHSGKLKFEGNKLCTSCHQHPSGKYDTFAHHHHPEGSSGASCVNCHMPETTYMAVDPRRDHSLRVPRPDLSLQLGTPNACVSCHVSDAKVAQSKLATRSESYAHLLAKSRGGEKEVAAEITRLNTWADKQISKWYGPDRKQPAHYATALDAARTLAPDAPQKLMELAEQREVPAIVRATLAMELGNFISQGKDVEKIIRKMLADEKSEVRAAAVVALQQATTDVQLAALTPLLSDPSRLVRTEAARVLSSVSLQNFNAAERESFAKALAEYRDALMTGSDSGGAHIMMGVLEESLGDPEAAIAAYETAIRLEPGSRGARANLASLLERQAQDAAEELQTLVSQNAKPNESTAALETSVRAKMSRAKELRSTEHDLLERDAQLVPAEAIVQSRLGLSQHLQGWHKEAEHSLLMSHLLEPRAFDYGYYLAVFYRDSGRFREALAVTEKVLQAWPDNQAILQLRRELEASTRMQAPRPPAVKTVTPVSPK; encoded by the coding sequence ATGTCTCAGCGAAGCTCCAAAAAGTCCAGCAAATCGGCTGATTCGGCGGGCGATTCGACCCCCAAACCGGGCTGGAGCTTTCCCCATTTCACGCAGCGAGCGTGGATTCTGCTCAGCGTGCTGGGAGCGATTTTAGCAGGCCTTAGCGCCATTTTTGCCGACTACTGGATGGCGGTTCCAGAAACAACGAAAGCCACCTTCGTAGGAACTCAGTCGTGCATCAGTTGCCATCAAGGGGAGCACAAAGACTGGCTCGGATCGCATCACGATTTGGCGATGGATCGGGCCACTCCCGATAAGGTGATCGGCGATTTTAGTGGCGCGAAGCTCGAACATTACGGCATTACGTCGACGATGTTCATGCGCGACGGCAAGTACTTCATCAACACGGAAGGTCCCGAGGGTGAACTTGCCGATTTCGAGATCAAGTACGTGCTTGGTATCGATCCGCTGCAGCAGTACATGGTGGAGTTTGATCGTTCGCCCGAGCTCAAAGAAAATGAAGTCGGGCGACTGCAAGTGCTGCGCGTATCGTGGGACACGAAGAAAAAGAAATGGTTCCATCTCGATCCCCCCGACGTTGCTAGTAAATTGCCGCCGGGAGATCAGCTGCACTGGACCGGTTCGGCACAGCGGTGGAACAGCATGTGCGCTGACTGTCACTCGACGAACCTGCAAAAGAACTTCGATGTTGCGACCGCCAGCTACCATACCAGTTGGAGCGATATCAACGTCGGCTGCGAAGCATGTCATGGCCCCGGAAGTGTGCACGTTGAACTGGCCAATTCTCATTCGCTGTTTTGGGATCGCAAACGGGGCTACGGTCTCGCCGAGCTGAAATCGACCAGCAACATTCCGCAAGTCGAAGCTTGCGCGCCGTGTCATTCGCGCCGTCGTACCCTCGCAGGTGGTCACACTGCTGATTGCAACTTCCACGACTTTTTTGCCAACGAAGTACTCGCCGAAACGATGTACCACGCCGATGGCCAGATCGAAGATGAAGTGTACGAATACGGCTCGTTTGTGCAGAGCAAGATGTTCCACAAAGGAATCCGCTGCACCGATTGCCATCAGCCTCACTCGGGAAAGCTAAAGTTCGAGGGGAACAAACTCTGCACGAGTTGCCATCAGCATCCATCGGGTAAGTACGACACATTCGCGCACCATCATCACCCGGAAGGTTCCTCTGGCGCATCGTGTGTGAACTGTCACATGCCTGAGACCACTTACATGGCGGTCGATCCCCGCCGCGATCACAGTTTGCGCGTGCCACGCCCCGATTTGAGCCTGCAACTCGGGACCCCGAATGCGTGCGTCAGTTGCCACGTGAGTGATGCCAAAGTGGCGCAAAGCAAATTGGCAACACGGAGCGAATCGTATGCTCATTTGCTAGCCAAGTCGCGTGGCGGCGAGAAAGAAGTGGCCGCGGAAATTACGAGGCTCAATACGTGGGCCGATAAGCAAATCAGCAAGTGGTATGGCCCCGATCGTAAGCAGCCTGCGCATTATGCCACGGCGCTTGACGCCGCTCGTACACTCGCGCCCGATGCCCCCCAGAAGTTGATGGAACTGGCCGAGCAGCGCGAAGTTCCTGCGATCGTACGCGCAACACTTGCTATGGAGCTTGGCAACTTTATTTCGCAAGGCAAGGACGTTGAGAAGATCATCCGCAAGATGCTTGCCGATGAGAAATCGGAAGTCCGCGCGGCAGCGGTAGTGGCGTTACAGCAGGCAACAACCGACGTACAACTCGCCGCGCTAACGCCGCTGCTGAGCGACCCCTCGCGACTGGTGAGAACCGAGGCTGCTCGCGTTCTGTCGTCGGTATCGCTGCAAAACTTCAATGCCGCTGAACGCGAGAGTTTTGCCAAAGCACTCGCGGAGTATCGCGACGCGCTGATGACCGGCAGCGATAGCGGTGGCGCTCACATCATGATGGGTGTGCTGGAAGAGTCGCTCGGCGATCCCGAGGCGGCGATTGCAGCTTATGAAACTGCAATTCGCCTTGAGCCAGGATCTCGCGGCGCTCGTGCCAATCTCGCGTCACTCCTCGAGCGTCAAGCACAAGATGCCGCCGAGGAACTCCAAACGCTTGTGAGCCAAAACGCGAAACCGAATGAATCGACGGCAGCGCTCGAAACGAGCGTTCGCGCGAAAATGTCACGCGCTAAAGAACTCCGTAGCACCGAGCACGACTTGCTCGAGCGGGATGCTCAGCTCGTGCCGGCAGAGGCGATTGTGCAGAGTCGTCTAGGGCTCTCGCAGCACCTGCAAGGCTGGCACAAAGAGGCCGAGCATTCTCTCCTGATGTCGCACTTGCTCGAGCCGCGCGCGTTTGACTATGGCTATTACTTGGCAGTGTTCTATCGCGATAGTGGTCGATTCCGCGAAGCACTTGCCGTCACGGAGAAGGTGCTGCAAGCGTGGCCTGATAATCAGGCGATTCTGCAGCTGCGCCGCGAACTGGAAGCTTCTACCCGTATGCAAGCTCCCAGGCCCCCTGCAGTGAAAACCGTGACACCGGTAAGTCCTAAGTAG
- a CDS encoding phosphoesterase translates to MSSIATEHVLVVPRIVFQGLGHFQGFSGEVDRYLEGLLDPAVTSYRPRSAMEQDPSFKQLIPYVIFRYRDVAGSWHLFQYTRGKGQGEKRLHAKRSIGIGGHISSDDASCSNPYAEGMRRELAEEVNIDTPYTASLVGLINDDQSEVGKVHLGVVHFFDVTSPSVTPREEDLLDAGFRPLAEIQAMAAEYETWSQICLEALFPKG, encoded by the coding sequence GTGTCCAGCATTGCAACCGAACATGTGCTCGTGGTTCCTCGAATCGTGTTCCAAGGACTCGGACACTTCCAAGGCTTCTCGGGCGAAGTCGATCGCTATCTCGAAGGTCTCCTCGATCCCGCTGTCACGAGCTACCGTCCGCGCAGTGCCATGGAGCAAGACCCCAGCTTCAAGCAGCTGATTCCTTACGTCATTTTCCGCTATCGCGATGTAGCTGGCAGCTGGCATTTGTTCCAGTACACGCGCGGTAAAGGGCAGGGGGAAAAACGGCTCCATGCCAAGCGAAGCATCGGCATCGGCGGGCATATCTCGTCGGACGATGCCAGCTGCAGCAATCCTTACGCCGAAGGGATGCGTCGCGAATTGGCCGAAGAAGTGAACATCGATACCCCTTACACTGCATCACTTGTCGGACTGATTAACGACGACCAGTCCGAGGTCGGTAAAGTGCACCTCGGAGTCGTCCACTTCTTCGACGTCACTTCGCCGAGCGTTACGCCGCGTGAAGAGGATCTGCTCGATGCTGGTTTCCGGCCTCTTGCTGAAATCCAAGCGATGGCTGCGGAATACGAAACCTGGTCGCAGATTTGTCTTGAAGCGCTTTTTCCGAAGGGATAG